Sequence from the Rutidosis leptorrhynchoides isolate AG116_Rl617_1_P2 chromosome 3, CSIRO_AGI_Rlap_v1, whole genome shotgun sequence genome:
ATTATGTTAAGTTTAGGTGTCCAATCCGATTAATCTCCAATTTTTGTTTCCTACCTCCAAAGTTCCGACCAATTACTTACCGAATAGCGAGTTTTGCAACCTTGGTTTGAAGTAAAGATGGACACATGTACATTGTATATGACTATAAAATTTGGAGATCAAATGTTTCATCGAAATTTGCCCTTGAGACTTATCAAAGACTACGTCTCGATATGGTTTAAAGGGTCCCCCAGATGTGGATGCATCAGCATCTGGTATATTGATATATTGACCATTGCCATCATGACACATAAGCACCTCCTTCACACAACTTGCAACGGAAACATCCTTTACAAGACTTGCAACGTAAAGATCCTTCACAAGATTTGTCACCGTCATATCATACCCGTATTTAGATAAATCGAGTTCTTGCAACAAGTTTCTAAGAGCAAATGGATCTATATCATCACCATCTCCTTTTGACTTGTTTCCATTAAACGCGTACATTGGGCACTCAGTGGGGCTCAGAGATGTCATTTCTTCAACGCTAATTTTCTCTCCTGTGAACATATTTAAACATACATACAAAAATGGAGAGTAAGCAGGCAAAAATAACATAACAACCCTACTTGATTCACGAGTTTTGTATAGACTTCTTGCCAATCAAAAAATGACACTACAACATGCATTTGAATTATACCTGCATTTTGGAACTTTTGGCGCATATTGTATAGTGTTCTGACGTTAGACATATTATCTGGATTTAACTTCTTCAATATCATTAGAATTACTTGTGGTTTTACTTTCTTTTTTGTCAAATCCAACACCAAACGAGTTTCGTTATCAGACAATTGCATTGCAGACGGATGACCCTTGATGATTTGTTCATCTGCAGGTTCATGATTATGTTTTTCACATATCACCCTTAATGTCCAAGCATCACAATCCCGGGAATACGCTCCTACCAATTCAAATGGGCAATTGGTCTTTTTGGTGGCCCTACTACGCCTAGTAGAGGCTTTATTTTCGTATATACCACCAAGGTCACACTTCAATGTAACTTTATACATGAACCCACTACGAGCATTGGATCTTTTAGTGGTGATAAAAAAGCCAAGAGAACGTCCCACACTTTGCACCCAATCCATTAAGTCTTGACGAGACTTGAACACCTAAAATTAACTTTCTTTCGTTAAAAACAGGTAACATAATATGATTCGATGATTAAGCAGAATTAATGTTGTCGGGAGTACTAATCTTAAATATTATACCTTATCCGTGCAAAATAGTGATTTGTGATTGCGACCTGAATTTCTTTCATTTACATCACCTTGGATCGAATTGTTTGCGTAAGAACAAGTAGCCATTTTCTCTAAAGCGGAGAGGTACATAGTTTGTTTGCTAATCCACCAGAACAAAATATCAGTTTGAATTAAGCAATATCAGACAATTGAGTGGGTGTTAGGATTGCATTCTATGGTGGTTATAATTTAAAGAAATTAAAACTCAAAAGCCTAATTGGCCTTTAAAGTATTCATTCAAATTTCAATTTCAAATTAGAACAAAAATAAAACGCTTGTGAATTTTAGCTCAGTGTCTGGATAAAAATGTGGTTATTTCAAGTATTAAACGCACTGCAGTCCCAAACACTCGATGAAAATAACTTATATTCACCTAAAATGTGTTAGCTTCAGCTTTAATTTTATGTTCATTTTTTGTGAAGACATAACAGCAGTAGTAGCTAGGGTTATAACTTATAACCATATCATCAAAAAACCCCAAACAGCCAAACAGGGGTTCGTAATAATAAAACGGTTATTAAAGCAAAATTGAGACTTACATTGTTAGATACAGGTGACAGCAAGCGTTATCTGTATAGCGAttacatctatctatctatctgaTGAACATTTGAAATTTGAACGATGATATGAAATGGAACCAAAAGACAAAACAAGCTTTACTTTTTCTTTGCTTTTTTTTTTATCGAAAAATTAAAAATTAAGTAAAAGTAGCTCAAAAAGTCCAATCAAACTAAAAAAaactaagggtgcgtttgataaaactgaatgatttagtgctgaatgattcagaatctgaatagtccagagcctctgaataaggtttgctctgaatgaatataagctgtttgataatcatttagaatgaacaATATGAACCGACtaaaactaccttattaacgtgtgacatgaataaaaaattcaatatacttgttagttaggtGATCATAATATGATTTGAGGATAATATTATAgataatttaggctcttaatggttaagagagtgtttcatctctgaatggttcagaggtgaattctgaaccattcagcaccatatgttattcagaggtcagaaacaaacgcactgaatgctgaatggttcagcattcagtgctgaaccattccattaagaggcaaacaaacacACCCTAAGTTACTCCCGGACAATGAGTTTGACTCTCTGACTCGTGTTGATCAATATAAAGATTTCTTACTCGTATAATTTTGTAAAGGATTTAACATGAAAAATCTTGAATGTTGGTCAGTTTGTAAGACTACTCGTATCGGTTAGCCGTTGAAACCCTCCCTTGATTCCGCCCATAAGGGCGCCGATATTAGCAAATCCACCTTCCACCGCCCTTGATAGACCGCCCTTTAAATTGTTTGGCTTTGACAATTTCCATCACGGAGTAAAAACAAATAAAcggctatttttttttattttttttttgcaacGGCTACTgaacaattttttttttcacaacTACAATCTTATTTAACACACATCTATCTCTTTTAAACACATACATCTATCTCATTTTCACCAACATTCAACACCCATTTTCATCTACTTCTATCACCTTCATCTTCACTTTAATCTCCATCATGTCttcaagaaaaaaaaaacaaaaacaacaaaaacaacaacttcATCTCGTTGATGAAGACATGTGGCAGTCGGTCCTTCAAAGCACTCTTCATCAAACTCATCAAAACACGGTTCAACAATCTCACATGAATATGCAATACCCCCAATATCATCAACTAAATAATTGGGTCGTGAATCCATTTTCCATCCCACATTACCTCACTAATCCACACTATCAAACATCTCAATATAACCAACCACAAACAAGTCAACATAACCAACCAGAAACACCTCAAAACAACCAACCTCAAAGCCCTTACATACCAACGTTTGACACATCACTCGAAGAAGACGAACCCGAGGAAGTGCAAGAAACACAACCCGAAATTGAGGAGGTCGAAGAAACACAATAAACTGTCTCCTCCAACAAAGGAAAAAGGGCAAAGGTTATGTGGTCGGACGAGGAAAGTAGGATTTTGTTGGAGTGTTGAATGTGCGCTACTCTAAATCCCAGTATTGGAAACTCCCAAACACATAATTCATTTTGGGGGACTATACGACAAGATTACAACTCTAAAGTACGGGAACAAAGGCGTATGGATCAAATATCGGGCAAGTGGACCAAGATGGCCAAAGATAACAAGATATTTGTCACACTTTATGAAAAACTTGCTAAGCGTTGGCCTAGTGGAGCCAACGACAACGATATTATGGTGTCAGTTAAGAAGGCTTTTCGTGAGCAACAAAAGAAAGCCTTTGCATACGAAGAAGCGTGGAGAGTTGTTAGAGATTGCCCCCAATTTCAAGTGTATGAAACTGTGGTGACCGCCAAACGTCGTGCAACCGAGCCTGACCCTGTCAATTTAGGAGATGCAGATCAGACACCGACTTTGACTAATAACCCGATGATGTTatgagaggtgtatatgaaatagcttatattttactaggaaaaactattaaatacgatacaattttacacaagatatttatttatttatagaatgaatatacctaaaacttgctacaacacttataggcagtgtacctaatcgtacagtagtgtagtttttagtaagtccggttcgttccacagggaaatcttttaaacaaagcttaacgctatattagtttaaattataaaaatacaaatatatatatatatatatatatatatatatatatatatatatatatatatatatatatatatatatatatatatatatatatatatatatatatatatatatatatatatatataagtaatattattattataaaagggggtttttaccgtttaatgaccggtttgtcgatttttaaaactttagtcgcagttaaaacctaatgtaaaatattaaataaataaaagacttaatttaaagcgtaaaataaataacgataatgaaattgcaataaaagtgcgatgaaataaaattgcgataattaaaaagtgcgataattaaaagtgcaattaaatacaatgataataaataaaaatgtgataattagaagtgcaattaaatatgaaaataaaggaattatgcttatttaaacttccgtaatcatgatgtttgacgtgttgattttagtttattcccatgggttaattgttctttgtcctggattatttaatatgtccgtctggtttttgtccacaacagtccatcagtcatatatataaagtgcgagtgtcctcgtcaaattatccttatatccgaagtaaaatattccaactaattggggacttaaactgtaacaaggtcttaatactttgtttaataattacaccaggatatcgactgcgtgtaatccaaggttttaatactttgttatcaattatgccaagtgtccctgtacataattttacccctgttttaataatttcatagactattaatccattcccgtgtccggttaaatgaacgattattcgtacatataaatatcccgcccatcgtgtccgatcgagtgtatatggttatttataggtacgtccaattgtaaatctttatattaaaattaacaaactatcatttagttaagcaaatataaagcccattaatagcccatagtctaatttccacaattgtcgttcttttgtctaaaccccaattatggtacaaagcccaattatccaattttagtatttagcccaacatcatgattactttgttttaaataagcataataataacttagctacgagacattaatttaaaaaggagaacataacttacattgattatttatcgcgtagtgttacacggacagaatttcgactttagagcccgtaaaataacctttacataacccaaactaatctaatataaaactacactataatatatatatatatatatatatataatatatttattattattacagaggagtattattattattattatttttgtgtgtAAAACTTGgcagaagctcgttgcatttataggacatttctgattttggctgctccgcgagtgcggaggtttaagccttcacagctccgcgagtgcggagttccctgggccagctcaccaatttttggccatttgcttgtcgacgttttatttaaatatatataatatataaataatttatataattatttaaatattatattatattcttgtgcatagttgactcataatttttagtccgttgcgtcgggcgttgatagttggctcaggtcccggtttcggattttcgaacgtcctttcgtataatttaatatcttgtactttgcgttccgcaacttgtactcttgtcatttttagacgtttcttatcaataaattgaaccacttggattgtatcttgtacatttgagctttttggacggttttgtcttcgaatcttcgttttcgccttttgtcttcgcacttatttaattaaacgaatattacttgaaaatagaacaattgcaactgaaaactttacatattagaaggatattgctactaaatatatgttcatttggagcactatcacccgACAATCAATTTGGAGAAGTTATTTCGAGGTCCATCAATCCGCCGTCCACCGGGTCGTGCAAAGGGTTAAAAGAGTTCTTGTTCATCGGATGCGGCATCTCGTTGTTCTTCGGAGGATGCTAGAGCCGCGGTTTATGAAACTGCAAATGCTACACGTAAAACCATGAGGGAGATCAAGGAGGAAGCTGAAAAACGAACGGGAAAGTTGGAGGAGCAAGTCGACACTCATGTGATGTTGGAGAGTTTGAAGCTTCTAGCTACACCGATGTCTTCCGACATTCCACCCGACCAATACGACTTGTTGATGCGAGCTAGGAGTGACATAACGAAGAAGTATTCGAGCAAGTTTCCGAATCAAAATTAGTGTTTATTGTTtgtaatggttttttttttttttttttttttttaggaatttgtaatggttttttttttttttaggaatttgtaatggtttttttttttaaggatttgtaatgtttttttttttaggaatttgtaatgtttttttttattcttaggaatttgtaatgtttttatttttatttttaggaatttgtaatggtttttttttattttaggaatttgtaatggttttttttattaataaaatttcaatttttcagaattttaaatattatatataagttaataatatataagtttaatataaaaaatagaggtgggaccaagtgatgggtacgtcatggatgttagcagttagtggttggttagtgatggaataatgtgttgatgtggcgctgatgtggcagtcaGTGATTCCATGACGGGCCGTCATGGATAAGAGTGGTCTAAGAGTTCTTTGAGTTTGAGTTTGAGTTTTGATGGCCTTTTCGGATGTTAACTtgacttgttaattgttattacatAGATTAGGTTAGGCTCACTAATCGAACTTGGGCCATTAAGGCTAAGTTTGACTCATAATTTTTTGGAGCTTTTATGAAAAAACTCTTATTTAATAAAAAGCTCTATTTATTTAAAGGAGCTTAAATCTTTtagaccgaaaaaaaaaaaaaaactaaaagttAAAAGTTATTAGAAACGTCTAATAGTAATATCTACCTTTTCTTTAGTTTAGAGGGTTTTTTGGTCGAATTAGATGTCTAGACGAAGTCATGTTTTGGATGACTTAAGAGCTTTTAAAATGgtaatcatcttttttttttttttttttttttttttttttttttgaaacatcATTGTTCATTTATAAGCCATAACATTCTTCTTATTTTCATTTCAACGTGTATGTTTTAATTTGTGGACAAGATATTCAATCACATCTAAGTTTAAGTAAAGAAACAAATCTTCTAGATTTTTCAATATAATCTCGTTCACCGTATTTAAAGATCTATGTTCATTCAAAAAATTACATTGGATTATTTCTCGTAAAAAGGTTCAATCTTTTCTACCGTCATAGTGATCTACTTGGGAAAATTCATTGAGATATGGTAAGTTTGTGCATATATAATAAGAGTGAAATAAATAATTGGTTGGGTTGCATGTACAATCAAAGATAAGTGAATTTTTAACTTTGTTTTTGCTAAACCTACCATTATCATATACTAGTATTAAGTAGCTGTAATATAACGACATGGTGGTAATTTGTATTAGGTGTGGATTTTTATTAGGACAGGAGAGGGCCTCGCCCCTACAAAAATTCTAATAAGTAATGAGATTTGTAGTCCTTTGAGTTACGGACGATTGAGTTTCTAATTAACTAGATCAGAGTCCGTATGAAAAATATATGACGAAAATGATAAAGGCTCGCAGATTTTGTATTCATCAACAATTTACTTAATTCTAACATATCTTCTGGGcattttgtagcgaccccgacaaatcgtcaagtgacggcgtcggctacgtgggtcccattacctgattataagtctttaagataacgtttgaccaaaatatgtcgcctccatttcaaaataaggattgtttcaaagtttacaagaattgttcaaccaaaagttaagttacaatgttataagtacgattgaaatctaggcgacacggtttaaagtaaagtcaaaagacgctccatgaaatgcatgtatactcgacatcggatgcaagtatcaaatagtgagcggaagcatgtatcacatatcgtgcaagacctgagaaaaacatagaagaatctgtcaacgaaaacgttggtgaaatcataggtttagtaagtattaaacgttgtctttgaaccacaagatttttgtatatccataacgtagattatccaaatcatttgcattccaaaagtattgttatacgcgagcactcaattatcaaaacttaaccaacgttaccccatcacacagtgctagaacccacactaaaacacaaaaatatatttcatccgcataacggtagcgaaccgtccgaatgagggtttgttaaacccgtatggccacacaatataagttctcgcttacaccctgcaagtgtaactaatgataatcgaattgaggattttgttctaaactcgcacgtggaatgtttgttttcacacttgtgttcaaaacataaaagtaagtagtacaagatgtaacaaagtatatgttttctcagcccacgatttaaaagtataaaagttgttgaaaaggtgggactatgatctcacctcgagtgcacgagtataaaggtacttcaacaagtaaacgtgtgcatgaaagttgcttagccttgacctaaacatataggttgtatcaaataacggtaaacacgatcggtcaaagttgttcaattagtcctatggctcgacacgactcgattatgtagcatgtgaagcaaattgtcaagtttcatgcaagatacaagtatagaagcatgttaggaagattgcataaaagtttggttaagtttgactaaaagtcaaacttggtcaaagtcaacgaaaagtcaacacgttcgggtcgggtcccgaactatttttctaagcttagaagtcatatatgagcatgttggccaagttacatgttaatcggaggtgcgtagcatagcaaacatttttgataaaatggaaaagttggacagaatctggacaaggcatatgtcgcgccgcggcaaggagtgtcgcgccgcgacataacacatggtctggtgtcaggtcgtttttcaaggttcaagtcttggtcaaaacttcaaacaaacgcaaaacgcaaaccgcaaacaattagaagacgtatcttataccgttggaaagctcttttgacaaggaacacaactaaacacaaatcctcaaacaaaaacatcatttacaacaatcgaattctcgtcatgtgatcaataaacgctcatttcaaagcttcaagttcatcaatatgcattttaagttccgggaatccaatttacacatatgatatgccgttttgaaggtaatgaagcatacattacaactaatcactaacaattaacattccatggcattcaggcatcaaaagttcatgtcaagaactatcaaaccctagtcaaacatcacaaaatcaatattcatgtttttgaagttttcttaatcaacctacgcatcaaaacgaagctagtgatactagtaacacaattaaaacatgcactttaacaatctaacgacattaactcatccaaaatcaaggatttagcacacccacttcaaatgttcaaactagttactccaaaccacaaatcgagcaaaccaaacatatattcatgttacacacgagccatagacactaactaacacaatttcaagtatataaaacgaatttagagaaatttagtgttttagaaatgttacccaaaatggatgaaattggtaccaaatcgaagaggatgatgagaggatcacgaatatgtaatttgttttgaagtttgctacccgatccgaatttagatgatgattctatgaagttggggtttgtgtgtgttcttgctagagagaaagagagagagggagatgatggaaatggtggagaaatgggttgactagttgacctagtcaactagtttgcccatttggcaactccggtccctcgagtttcaaagcgggtgcgggatttaaccgatcgaatatttttaaaacgcaagttaacgagagatgttataattaaatgacggaattattatgaacgttagtcaacggaaactacgaatttaaataacgaaaggtattatttaaaagaaaaagacggtgttaaaaataaatttaacgaaaaaaaaaaacgcgggatgttacattatccacaactcaaaagaaatttcgtcccgaaatttagttggaagtagtagtcgatatctcttactcgagactttacgttgtcaatgctatgaataagtgaaagtacgttcttgagggttctcatgaatttggatagtcagggtttcacgttgcattaaggttcggtttttacgatccccagtttcaactggttttcctatgaagagaagtttgtcatcgatagttgatgtatccagcaggattgcacgttcctgttccgcaggacacgtttctaagtttgttacacgaaatgtagggtaaacggaaacttaattgagtcggccgttctaaatggtaggaagcggctctaatacgccccaaggtttcaaaaggttcaatattgcggatataacctttctcgatttcccaaaatggattacacctttccaaggtgcggtttctcaatattacgcggttacacactgggatttgtgaggttttcatctaagtttagtataa
This genomic interval carries:
- the LOC139901525 gene encoding uncharacterized protein, with protein sequence MQLSDNETRLVLDLTKKKVKPQVILMILKKLNPDNMSNVRTLYNMRQKFQNAGEKISVEEMTSLSPTECPMYAFNGNKSKGDGDDIDPFALRNLLQELDLSKYGYDMTVTNLVKDLYVASLVKDVSVASCVKEVLMCHDGNGQYINIPDADASTSGGPFKPYRDVVFDKSQGQISMKHLISKFYSHIQCTCVHLYFKPRLQNSLFGK